The sequence AGAGGTGCCTAGATGCACTTCATCCTGACCGGCGAAATCGATTCAGGGAAGAGTTCGTTCGTGGAGGAGCTGCTCAAACGACTCGTCCGCGACGGCTGCGCTGTCAGCGGCTGGACCACGCCCGCCCACATGGAGCGAGGCCTCAAGGTCGGGCACGACTTCGTGGCGATCTCGGGTAGCAAGAGCAATCCGCCGATGATATTCACGAGGCCCGATCCGTTCGAGCAATCCTTCCCCTGGCGAAGGTTCCACTTCAACAAGCTCGCCTTCTCGCAATCGCAAGAGATAACACCCTGCTCCGACCTCTTCGTGATGGACGAGATAGGTCCGCTCGAGCTGGAAGATGAGATGGGGTTTGCGCCGGCCGCCGAGCGCGCGCTCAAGACAGCGCCGCACACCCTCACCGTGGTGCGCATGGGGCTGGTGGAACAATTTGTCGAAAACGCCTGTCTGGAAGATATCTCGGTGTTTTCGCTTTCCAGCAAGGACGAACTCGAGCGCTCCCTCAGAAAAGCCCTTCGGTAGCCCGTGAGAGAGCCCTGACAGGACCCTCTGGATGACGCGGTGCAGCGCCCGAAATCCTTGATTTATCCGGCAAAATCGGTTTTAACTCCTCATCATGACAACCCATCCGATACGCAAAATCGTGTTCATCGAGCCCAGCGCGCCGGGCTTCCACATCTACAAGAAATGGGGTCTGCCCAGGCTCGGCACGCTGATCCTCGGCGCCATCCTCAAGAAGGCGGGCTACGAGGTCAAAATCTTCCTGGAAGACATAAGGGGGATAGATTTTGACGACGTGTTCGACGCGGACTTAGTGGGCATCTCCACGATCACATCCACCGCGCCGCGCGCCTACGAGATGGCCGACATCGTCCGCAAGGCCGGCATCCCGGTCTTCATGGGCGGGCCGCACGTCTCCTTCCTCGTAGAGGAAGCTCTCACCCACTGCGATTACGTCATGCGCGGCGAGGCCGAGGACTCGATAATCCCGTTCATCAAGGCCCTCGAACAGGGTGAAGGCTTCGAACAGATACCCGGGCTCTGCTGGCGCGAAGGCGACGCCATAACACAGAACGAGATATCCCCCTTCAACTGCGACCTCGACAGGCTCCCCTTCCCCGACTTCTCCCTCGTCGGCGGCAATCGGAAGTTCAAAGGCGATCTCTCCATCACGCCGATCATAATGTCGCGCGGCTGCCCGTTCGGATGCAACTTCTGCGCAGTGACCAGGATGTTCGGCAGGAAATACCGCTTCCGCTCCGTGGACAACGTGATGCAG comes from bacterium and encodes:
- a CDS encoding nucleoside-triphosphatase, translated to MHFILTGEIDSGKSSFVEELLKRLVRDGCAVSGWTTPAHMERGLKVGHDFVAISGSKSNPPMIFTRPDPFEQSFPWRRFHFNKLAFSQSQEITPCSDLFVMDEIGPLELEDEMGFAPAAERALKTAPHTLTVVRMGLVEQFVENACLEDISVFSLSSKDELERSLRKALR